In Bacillota bacterium, a genomic segment contains:
- a CDS encoding sugar phosphate isomerase/epimerase: protein MDIGIIVQLQHILENGIESILELGLNCCQINCWNMELYTRENAEKLKEIVKDKVKITSLWAGWSPPAVWNFIDGPLTLGLVPREYRAQRIKELKKGADFANMLGITDVTTHMGFIPENPATTEYRETVIAIREVASYCKRYNLYLNFETGQETPVTLMRTIEDVGLDNLGVNLDPANLLLYGKANPVDAVDIYKEKIRGIHVKDGMYPTDGRNLGKEMPVGEGLVNFPELIKKLLSYGYKGPYIIEREISGPQQRIDIIKARDFLIPILGGYSKLNPNR, encoded by the coding sequence ATTGATATTGGTATTATTGTACAGTTGCAGCATATACTTGAAAATGGGATAGAAAGTATACTTGAACTCGGATTAAATTGTTGTCAAATTAATTGCTGGAATATGGAATTATATACTCGAGAAAATGCAGAAAAATTAAAAGAAATAGTAAAAGACAAAGTGAAAATAACGAGTTTATGGGCTGGTTGGTCTCCTCCGGCAGTATGGAATTTTATTGACGGTCCACTTACATTAGGGTTGGTTCCACGGGAATATCGTGCCCAGCGTATAAAGGAGCTTAAAAAGGGTGCAGATTTTGCAAATATGCTAGGTATAACTGATGTTACCACTCACATGGGGTTTATTCCTGAGAACCCTGCAACAACAGAATACAGGGAGACAGTTATTGCTATCAGGGAAGTAGCTTCATATTGCAAGAGATATAACCTGTATTTAAACTTTGAAACAGGCCAGGAGACACCTGTTACCTTGATGCGGACTATAGAAGATGTTGGACTTGATAATTTGGGCGTGAATCTTGATCCTGCTAACTTGCTCTTATATGGCAAAGCAAATCCTGTGGATGCAGTAGATATATATAAAGAAAAAATCAGGGGTATCCATGTAAAAGATGGCATGTATCCTACCGATGGACGTAATCTAGGTAAAGAAATGCCTGTGGGTGAGGGTCTTGTAAACTTCCCGGAATTAATAAAGAAATTACTAAGTTATGGTTATAAAGGACCATACATAATCGAAAGGGAAATTAGTGGGCCTCAGC